A single genomic interval of Crocosphaera sp. UHCC 0190 harbors:
- the pgsA gene encoding CDP-diacylglycerol--glycerol-3-phosphate 3-phosphatidyltransferase, translating to MNLPNIITISRLLGLPFLFYFLENPTVSHRWISLTIFLVAASTDWVDGYLARKLNQVTELGKFLDPLVDKLLVLGPLLSLIPWQQVPAWGVFLILSREIAIAGWRVNPKLTGNNTIQGANLWGKLKTVSQITAIALLIAPLPSTWETLSLIVFWLSVILTLVSGVIYLLPVTPPEKIN from the coding sequence ATGAATCTTCCTAACATAATCACTATCTCTCGCTTATTGGGACTGCCTTTTCTTTTCTACTTCTTAGAAAACCCAACTGTTTCCCATCGTTGGATTAGTTTAACTATTTTTCTCGTCGCTGCTTCCACTGACTGGGTAGATGGATATTTAGCCCGAAAATTGAACCAAGTTACGGAATTGGGCAAATTTCTTGACCCTTTAGTGGATAAATTATTGGTACTCGGCCCCTTATTAAGTTTAATCCCTTGGCAACAAGTTCCGGCCTGGGGTGTCTTTTTAATTTTAAGCCGAGAAATTGCGATCGCCGGATGGCGTGTCAACCCCAAACTGACGGGAAATAACACCATTCAAGGGGCGAATCTCTGGGGTAAACTAAAAACAGTCAGTCAGATAACCGCCATTGCGTTATTGATCGCCCCTCTGCCCTCAACCTGGGAAACCCTTTCTCTGATAGTCTTTTGGCTGTCTGTGATCTTAACTTTAGTTTCTGGCGTTATCTATCTTCTTCCTGTAACTCCCCCAGAAAAGATAAACTAG
- a CDS encoding ABC-F family ATP-binding cassette domain-containing protein, translated as MLRLENISKIYPTAEVLKNVSWEVNPGERIGLVGANGAGKSTQLKIIKGDVEPTSGKIIRPTSLQIGYLTQEFEVEPTRTVTQEFWTVFTQANQVQDELTKVHHLLETAEGDELDKLIKKLDRFQREFEALDGYGLDAIIGKMLPEMGFKLEDGERLVSEFSGGWQMRMSLGKILLQEPDLLLLDEPTNHLDLETVEWLEKYLKNLNIPMIIVSHEREFLDRICTKIIETERGVSTTYIGNYSDYLQQKSLSREIQENTYQRQQKELEKQQTFVDRFRASATRSTQAKSREKQLEKIELVEAPISGPKTLRFEFPPAPKSGREVVIIKNLAHVYNEAILFLGANLLVEKGDRIALLGPNGAGKSTLLRLMMGTEKPTEGTIEFGKHNVIPGYFEQNQAEALDLSKTVMDTIHDEVPDWKNVEVRSLLGQFLFSGDTVFKKVEGLSGGEKARLALVKMLLEPANLLILDEPTNHLDIPAKEMLEEALSKYDGTLLFVSHDRYFISQVANKIVEIRDGELIVYPGNYHYYLEKLEEEKQKAEQERLVAEKEAKAEAKRAKEKAKKSKK; from the coding sequence ATGCTACGACTGGAAAACATCAGTAAAATTTACCCGACAGCCGAAGTTCTCAAAAATGTCTCATGGGAAGTCAACCCAGGAGAGCGCATTGGATTAGTAGGAGCCAATGGAGCCGGAAAATCAACCCAACTTAAAATTATCAAAGGAGACGTAGAGCCTACGTCGGGGAAAATTATTCGGCCTACCAGTTTACAAATTGGTTATCTCACCCAAGAATTTGAAGTTGAGCCAACCCGCACCGTTACCCAAGAATTTTGGACGGTGTTTACCCAAGCAAATCAAGTACAAGATGAATTAACCAAAGTACACCATTTGCTTGAAACAGCCGAAGGGGATGAATTAGATAAGTTAATTAAGAAATTAGACCGCTTTCAACGGGAATTTGAAGCCTTAGACGGCTATGGACTCGATGCAATTATCGGGAAAATGTTACCCGAAATGGGCTTTAAACTTGAAGATGGAGAACGTCTGGTTAGTGAGTTTAGTGGCGGTTGGCAAATGCGGATGAGTTTAGGAAAAATTCTCCTGCAAGAGCCTGATTTATTACTCTTAGATGAACCGACAAACCATCTTGATTTAGAAACAGTTGAGTGGTTAGAAAAGTATCTCAAAAATCTCAATATTCCGATGATTATTGTTTCTCATGAACGGGAATTTTTAGATCGCATTTGTACTAAAATTATTGAAACGGAACGGGGAGTTTCGACTACTTACATCGGCAATTATTCAGATTACCTACAACAAAAATCCCTAAGTCGTGAGATTCAAGAAAACACTTATCAAAGGCAACAGAAAGAACTAGAAAAACAACAAACCTTTGTTGATCGTTTCCGTGCCAGTGCAACCCGTAGTACCCAGGCAAAAAGCCGCGAAAAACAATTAGAAAAAATTGAACTTGTCGAGGCTCCAATTTCCGGCCCGAAAACCCTAAGATTTGAGTTTCCTCCTGCTCCCAAAAGTGGACGAGAGGTAGTAATCATTAAAAATTTAGCTCATGTTTATAATGAAGCGATCCTATTTTTAGGAGCTAATTTATTAGTTGAAAAGGGCGATCGCATTGCTTTATTAGGGCCCAATGGGGCAGGAAAATCCACCTTACTCCGTTTAATGATGGGGACAGAAAAACCCACGGAAGGAACGATTGAATTCGGCAAACATAATGTTATCCCTGGTTATTTTGAGCAAAACCAAGCGGAAGCCTTAGATTTATCTAAAACCGTTATGGATACGATTCATGATGAGGTTCCTGACTGGAAAAATGTGGAAGTAAGGTCATTATTAGGTCAATTTTTGTTTAGTGGTGATACGGTTTTCAAGAAAGTTGAAGGGTTAAGTGGAGGGGAAAAAGCCCGCCTTGCCTTAGTTAAAATGTTACTGGAACCCGCTAATTTATTGATTCTGGATGAGCCAACAAACCATCTTGATATTCCTGCAAAAGAAATGCTTGAAGAAGCTTTATCGAAATATGATGGCACTCTTTTGTTTGTGTCCCATGATCGTTATTTCATCTCCCAAGTTGCCAATAAAATTGTGGAAATTCGAGACGGTGAATTAATCGTTTATCCAGGCAATTATCATTATTATCTCGAAAAATTAGAAGAGGAAAAACAAAAGGCTGAACAGGAGAGATTAGTGGCTGAAAAAGAGGCTAAAGCTGAGGCAAAACGGGCCAAAGAAAAGGCAAAGAAAAGTAAAAAATAA
- a CDS encoding sugar transferase: MKGLPFPWLGDRQLIDNKVHHSVYNKTKRLIDIMGAIIGLILTAILAIPIFIVIQFDDPGPILYRQTRCGLRGKPFQIWKFRSMIINADQQKHLIKNEAKGHIFKNSKDPRITKIGKFLRRSSLDEFPQFWNVLTGEMSLVGTRPPTPDEVEKYQPHHWQRLQVKPGLTGEWQVNGRSTVINFENVVKLDLDYQEKWSVVYDLKLIVQTIIVVLSCRGAC, from the coding sequence CTGAAAGGCTTACCCTTTCCCTGGTTAGGCGATCGCCAACTCATCGATAACAAGGTTCATCATTCTGTTTACAATAAGACAAAACGCCTGATTGACATTATGGGGGCAATTATCGGACTGATCTTAACAGCTATTTTAGCAATTCCCATCTTTATTGTTATTCAATTTGATGATCCTGGCCCTATTTTATATCGTCAAACTCGTTGCGGTTTACGAGGTAAACCATTTCAAATTTGGAAATTTCGTTCAATGATTATTAATGCTGATCAGCAAAAACATTTAATTAAAAATGAAGCTAAGGGCCATATTTTTAAAAATAGTAAAGATCCGCGTATTACTAAAATTGGTAAATTTCTCCGTCGTAGCAGTTTAGATGAATTTCCTCAATTTTGGAATGTTTTAACGGGAGAAATGAGTTTAGTGGGAACTCGTCCCCCAACGCCTGATGAAGTTGAAAAATATCAACCTCATCATTGGCAACGACTACAGGTTAAGCCAGGGTTAACGGGAGAATGGCAGGTGAATGGGCGATCTACAGTGATAAATTTTGAAAATGTGGTTAAGCTAGATTTAGATTATCAAGAGAAATGGTCAGTTGTTTACGATCTTAAATTAATTGTTCAAACAATTATTGTGGTTTTAAGTTGTCGGGGTGCTTGTTAA
- the crtH gene encoding carotenoid isomerase has product MTETATAIARKNYDVIIIGSGMGGLVTATQLAAKGAKVLVLERYLIPGGSAGYFEREGYRFDVGASMIFGFGTQGTTNLLTRALEAVNVGLETIADPVQIHYHLPDGLDLKVHKDYEKFIQELTDKFPQEKVGIRRFYDECWQVFNCLNVMELLSLEELGYLMRVFFQHPLACLGLVKYLPQNAGDIARRYISDPQLLKFIDMECYCWSVVPADKTPMINAGMVFSDRHYGGINYPKGGVGNIAQKLVEGLEKAGGEIQYKARVTNILIEQGKAVGVKLANGQEYRAKRIVSNATRWDTFEKLLPKEAMPKTEQKWQQRYQQSPSFLSLHLGVKDDVLPPGTECHHILLENWETMEEEQGTIFVSIPTLLDPSLAPPNHHIIHTFTPSWLTEWQGLSPQAYNQKKEVAASHLIERLEKIFPGLIEGLDYQEVGTPRTHRRFLGRDQGTYGPIPRHKLLGLLGMPFNRTAIPGLYCVGDSTFPGQGLNAVAFSGFACSHRIAVDLGL; this is encoded by the coding sequence ATGACTGAGACAGCAACTGCGATCGCAAGGAAAAACTACGATGTCATCATTATTGGTTCAGGAATGGGAGGGTTAGTCACTGCCACCCAACTCGCTGCCAAGGGGGCCAAGGTGTTAGTCTTGGAACGGTATTTAATTCCTGGGGGAAGTGCCGGATATTTTGAACGAGAAGGATATCGGTTTGATGTGGGGGCATCAATGATTTTTGGCTTTGGAACTCAAGGCACTACCAACCTTTTAACTCGCGCTTTAGAGGCGGTTAATGTCGGTTTAGAAACCATTGCCGATCCTGTCCAAATTCATTATCATTTACCTGACGGTTTAGATCTCAAAGTTCATAAAGATTATGAAAAATTTATCCAAGAATTAACGGATAAATTTCCCCAGGAAAAAGTTGGAATTCGTCGCTTTTATGATGAATGTTGGCAAGTCTTTAACTGTCTCAATGTGATGGAATTACTATCCTTAGAAGAGTTGGGATACTTGATGAGAGTATTTTTTCAACATCCTTTGGCTTGTTTAGGATTAGTGAAATATTTACCACAAAATGCCGGAGATATTGCCCGTCGTTATATCAGCGATCCTCAACTTTTAAAATTCATTGATATGGAATGTTATTGTTGGTCAGTGGTTCCTGCTGACAAAACTCCCATGATCAATGCTGGAATGGTCTTTTCAGATCGCCATTATGGGGGTATTAATTATCCAAAAGGCGGGGTAGGAAACATTGCCCAAAAGTTAGTAGAAGGGTTGGAAAAAGCAGGGGGAGAAATTCAATATAAAGCCCGTGTTACTAATATTTTAATAGAACAAGGTAAAGCCGTTGGAGTTAAATTAGCCAATGGTCAAGAATATCGAGCAAAACGCATTGTTTCTAATGCGACTCGTTGGGATACCTTTGAAAAATTATTACCCAAAGAAGCGATGCCAAAAACTGAGCAAAAATGGCAGCAACGCTATCAACAATCTCCTAGTTTTTTGAGTTTACATTTAGGAGTCAAAGATGATGTTTTACCTCCAGGAACGGAATGTCATCACATTTTATTAGAAAATTGGGAAACCATGGAAGAGGAACAAGGAACTATTTTTGTCTCAATTCCTACCCTACTCGATCCTAGTTTAGCCCCACCAAATCATCATATTATTCATACATTTACCCCCAGTTGGCTGACAGAATGGCAAGGTCTTTCACCCCAAGCTTATAACCAGAAAAAAGAAGTCGCTGCGAGTCATTTAATTGAACGGTTAGAGAAGATTTTTCCTGGATTAATCGAGGGGTTAGACTATCAAGAAGTAGGAACCCCTCGCACCCACCGACGCTTTTTGGGACGAGATCAGGGGACTTATGGGCCCATTCCTCGCCACAAGTTGCTAGGGTTGCTAGGAATGCCTTTCAATCGTACTGCGATTCCTGGCTTATACTGTGTTGGGGATAGTACCTTTCCTGGTCAGGGGTTAAATGCTGTCGCTTTTTCTGGTTTTGCTTGTAGTCATCGCATTGCCGTTGATTTAGGATTATAA
- a CDS encoding AarF/ABC1/UbiB kinase family protein, translated as MLTKSASSQSLRWQRSNNSPLTRQWEISTITLQFLLGFFWDKLLRNNSSRQRHKRAKWLVKNLLQLGPTFIKIGQSLSTRADLIPLEYIQELSQLQDRVPPFSSEEAIAVIEAELGKPVYDLFESFESDPLASASLGQVHRAILYTGEEVVVKVQRPGLERIFNLDFEVVHRLIRFLTRYFSDFKKYDLEAIYEEFFGLLFQEIDYIHEGKNAERFRNNFRGYSQIIVPKVYWKYSTKKVLTLEYLPGIKIDDRAALEANNINLDRIIQLGICSYLKQLLLDGFFQSDPHPGNMAVSQRGDLIFYDFGTMAEVKTFAKDQMIQTFFAVLKKDTDKVIETLVYMELIEPLNDMTPVKRIVAFLLDNFRDKPVDVRAFEQISDEVYLMFKSQPFRLPPQMTFILKSLTTLDGIARALDPQYNLLEASQPFVKSLALSGSRGSLVTALARQAKDLIKSTLIKPNTSEKFLKRLEERIDRGELQFRIRSLESERILKRINLGIKSLIYTCLTGFLLLSASILMTTIYLKLSLVCFGFAGLFCLLLFKSLFTLMIQEKIDKLIEK; from the coding sequence ATGCTTACGAAAAGTGCATCGTCTCAGTCGCTGCGCTGGCAACGTTCCAATAATTCTCCCCTAACAAGACAATGGGAAATTTCTACCATTACGCTACAATTTCTGTTAGGCTTCTTTTGGGATAAACTGCTAAGAAATAATTCATCTCGACAAAGACATAAACGGGCAAAATGGCTAGTTAAAAATTTGCTACAATTAGGGCCAACATTTATTAAAATTGGGCAGTCTTTGTCAACTCGTGCTGATTTAATTCCCTTAGAATATATCCAAGAATTAAGTCAACTTCAAGATCGAGTGCCTCCCTTTAGTTCTGAAGAAGCGATCGCAGTTATTGAAGCAGAATTAGGTAAACCTGTTTATGATTTATTTGAATCCTTTGAAAGCGACCCTTTAGCCTCAGCTAGTTTGGGACAAGTTCACCGAGCTATATTATATACAGGGGAGGAAGTGGTTGTCAAAGTACAGCGACCTGGGTTAGAAAGAATTTTTAATTTAGATTTTGAAGTAGTTCATCGTTTAATTCGTTTTCTGACTCGTTACTTTTCTGATTTTAAAAAGTATGATTTAGAGGCAATTTATGAGGAGTTTTTTGGGCTTTTATTCCAAGAAATAGATTATATTCATGAAGGGAAAAATGCCGAAAGATTTCGCAATAATTTTAGAGGTTATTCTCAAATTATCGTCCCTAAAGTTTACTGGAAGTATAGCACAAAGAAAGTGTTAACCTTAGAATATTTACCAGGGATTAAAATTGATGATCGTGCTGCTTTAGAAGCGAATAACATTAACTTAGACCGGATTATTCAATTAGGAATTTGTTCTTATTTAAAACAACTCTTATTAGATGGATTTTTTCAATCCGATCCCCATCCTGGTAATATGGCAGTGAGTCAAAGGGGAGACTTGATATTTTATGATTTTGGCACCATGGCCGAAGTCAAAACCTTTGCTAAAGATCAGATGATACAAACCTTTTTTGCTGTCTTAAAAAAAGATACAGACAAAGTGATTGAAACCTTGGTTTATATGGAGTTAATTGAACCTTTAAATGATATGACCCCAGTGAAGCGAATTGTGGCGTTTCTCTTAGATAATTTTCGAGATAAACCTGTAGATGTTCGGGCCTTTGAACAAATTAGTGATGAAGTATATTTAATGTTCAAAAGTCAACCTTTTCGTTTACCTCCACAAATGACATTTATCCTCAAATCTTTGACAACTTTGGATGGTATTGCACGGGCCTTAGATCCCCAATATAATTTATTAGAAGCGAGTCAACCTTTTGTCAAAAGTTTAGCCTTAAGTGGTAGTCGGGGAAGTTTGGTGACTGCTTTAGCAAGGCAAGCAAAAGATCTGATCAAAAGTACCTTAATTAAACCGAATACATCGGAAAAGTTTTTGAAGCGTTTAGAGGAAAGAATAGACAGAGGAGAATTACAATTTCGCATTCGATCATTGGAAAGTGAGAGAATATTAAAGCGTATTAATTTAGGAATTAAGAGTTTAATTTATACTTGTTTAACCGGGTTTTTATTACTGTCTGCTTCCATCTTAATGACAACTATTTATCTTAAATTATCCCTAGTTTGTTTCGGGTTTGCAGGATTATTTTGTTTGTTGTTATTCAAATCATTATTTACATTAATGATTCAAGAAAAAATAGATAAGTTAATTGAAAAATAA
- a CDS encoding GAF domain-containing sensor histidine kinase, whose amino-acid sequence MPNSLKSKQLGKILIQTISNSSDSSIILEEITKVIVKNFSVDFCLIIIGIDELNPLNYKAFLKETQLTISSQIILELMSQPAITKILNDSKIQSINSPQNHNSRLNCSLFEEINVQSLLGIATNFQGNHNGIILLGKTQDYTWTQTDKKLFKEVADIVAIACHLIQLNLSNDNLSVRDSNFSLSNIPQLLEENPILRLWWETTRKQLERQLEWNKQLIYNMITSMSDQTRNPLAILKMGITMLRKRELSPDDLQKRLDILEEQWEKLNEINEKILQLKNLKSQTFTLTPRLLNLETLINEIVTPYRSKWQEDKRISLNLLVEFEKKLQPENSQTTLREIYTDEEHLRIVLQELLINAGKFSLSDSTVSLIINQENSIHDPKIIISIANISHCISQKNLTYLFDPFYREQIVIDTAIPGIGLGLSIIKDRVKLLKGTIKVDCVPTDTPEHCKIIFRLILPQSLSSQQS is encoded by the coding sequence ATGCCCAATTCTTTAAAATCTAAGCAACTAGGAAAAATCCTGATCCAAACAATTTCAAATTCATCAGATTCCTCGATCATCTTAGAAGAAATTACCAAGGTTATTGTCAAGAATTTTTCTGTAGATTTTTGTCTTATTATTATTGGTATTGATGAGTTAAACCCTCTCAATTATAAGGCATTTTTAAAAGAAACTCAACTAACAATTTCCTCTCAAATTATTTTAGAATTAATGTCTCAACCTGCAATTACTAAAATACTAAATGATTCAAAAATTCAATCAATTAATAGTCCTCAAAATCATAATTCAAGACTAAACTGTAGCTTGTTTGAGGAAATAAATGTACAATCTTTACTGGGAATAGCAACGAATTTTCAAGGGAATCATAATGGCATCATTTTACTAGGAAAAACCCAAGATTATACCTGGACTCAAACAGATAAAAAACTTTTTAAAGAAGTTGCAGATATTGTAGCGATCGCCTGTCATTTAATTCAATTAAACTTATCTAATGATAATTTATCAGTCCGAGATTCTAATTTTTCTTTGAGTAATATTCCTCAATTATTAGAAGAAAACCCTATCCTTAGACTTTGGTGGGAAACAACCAGGAAACAATTAGAAAGACAGTTAGAATGGAACAAACAACTCATTTATAATATGATTACGAGTATGAGCGATCAAACTCGTAATCCATTGGCGATACTCAAGATGGGAATTACCATGTTACGCAAGCGAGAATTATCACCAGATGACTTACAAAAACGATTAGATATTTTAGAAGAACAATGGGAAAAACTGAATGAAATCAATGAAAAAATTCTGCAACTTAAAAATCTCAAATCTCAGACATTTACCCTGACTCCAAGATTACTTAACCTAGAGACTCTTATTAATGAAATTGTCACCCCTTATCGTAGTAAATGGCAAGAAGATAAGCGAATATCTCTTAATTTACTGGTTGAGTTTGAAAAAAAGTTACAGCCAGAAAATTCCCAGACAACTTTGAGAGAAATTTATACAGATGAGGAACATTTAAGAATCGTATTACAGGAATTGTTAATCAATGCCGGTAAATTTTCTCTATCTGATTCTACTGTATCTCTCATCATTAATCAAGAAAATTCTATTCATGATCCTAAAATCATTATAAGTATTGCTAATATTAGTCACTGTATTTCTCAGAAAAATTTGACTTATCTTTTTGATCCTTTTTATCGTGAACAAATTGTTATTGATACCGCTATTCCTGGTATTGGACTCGGTTTAAGCATTATTAAAGATCGGGTTAAACTTCTCAAGGGAACCATTAAAGTTGATTGTGTCCCCACAGATACCCCTGAACATTGTAAAATTATCTTTAGACTGATTCTCCCTCAGTCTTTATCCTCACAGCAATCCTAA
- the egtD gene encoding L-histidine N(alpha)-methyltransferase, with protein MLIQLSKGQLEITYLATLETLNNTENQEDQEVKNGLTKCPKTLPSKYFYDARGSELFEQICELPEYYPTRTEAWILQEYAKEIAQITGACELVELGSGSSTKTRLLLDAYQTQEELCKYVPIDVSESILKDSAIQLQKDYPSLQIQGLVGTYNQALTQLKATSLPGRMIFFLGSSIGNFSPSDCNHFLNKITEVLEIGDYFLLGIDLQKPQSILEDAYNDSQGVTAAFNLNMLSHLNQKYQGDFDLNLFAHQAIYNTEENQIEMYLISQQIQVVNLKNLDLTVKLEKNEMILTEISRKFNLNQVKKQLETKGLKTIKIFTDPQNWFGLILCQVIK; from the coding sequence ATGTTAATCCAACTCTCAAAAGGACAACTAGAAATCACCTATTTGGCAACCCTTGAAACCCTCAATAACACAGAAAATCAAGAAGATCAAGAGGTCAAGAATGGGTTAACTAAATGCCCAAAAACTTTACCATCAAAATACTTCTATGATGCTCGTGGTTCAGAATTATTTGAGCAGATTTGTGAGTTACCTGAATATTATCCAACCCGTACAGAAGCTTGGATTTTACAGGAATATGCGAAGGAAATTGCTCAGATTACGGGAGCTTGTGAACTGGTAGAATTAGGTAGTGGTAGTTCGACCAAAACGCGCCTTTTATTAGATGCTTATCAAACTCAAGAAGAACTATGCAAATATGTGCCAATTGATGTTAGCGAAAGTATTTTAAAAGATAGTGCTATACAATTACAAAAAGACTATCCTAGTTTACAAATTCAAGGGTTAGTCGGCACTTACAATCAAGCTTTAACCCAATTAAAAGCTACTTCTTTGCCAGGGCGAATGATTTTTTTCTTGGGCAGTTCTATTGGTAACTTTAGTCCGTCTGACTGCAATCACTTCTTAAATAAAATCACAGAAGTTTTAGAAATAGGGGACTATTTTTTATTGGGAATTGATTTACAAAAACCTCAATCAATTTTAGAGGATGCTTATAATGATAGTCAAGGGGTAACAGCAGCATTTAACTTAAATATGCTCTCTCATTTAAACCAAAAATATCAGGGAGATTTTGATCTCAATTTATTTGCTCATCAAGCAATTTATAATACAGAAGAAAATCAAATTGAGATGTATTTAATCTCTCAACAAATACAAGTTGTCAACTTGAAAAATCTGGACTTAACAGTTAAACTAGAAAAAAATGAAATGATTTTGACTGAAATTTCCCGTAAATTTAATCTAAATCAAGTGAAAAAACAGCTTGAAACTAAAGGACTAAAAACGATTAAAATATTTACCGATCCTCAAAATTGGTTTGGTTTAATTCTCTGTCAAGTAATAAAATAA
- the ovoA gene encoding 5-histidylcysteine sulfoxide synthase, whose protein sequence is MNNLKSNLPFVLNDCSEETILTYFQNTWQLEDILLKSIQNEETFYINPDPLRNPLIFYLGHSAVFYINKLISVGLLEKRLNPDYEILFELGVDPDNAEQLNAAITNINWPKVETVWDYRNQAYHTIIEVIKNTPLNLPIHQNHPLWGLMMAIEHQRIHFETSSMLIRQLPVEKLKQPQGWQYAPSQGVPNDNKMILVQGGTVKLGKSEDFPLYGWDSEYGDRFVNVESFFASQSLITNAEFKEFVNSNGYENQEYWDEKSWQWKQENNVKHPKFWQIENNNYHYRAMFDNLELPLDWPVEVNYYEAMAYCRWKGSKTRLMSEAEWNLATYGAIENQTPLEIETIHNYNLNLKFGSPSPVGLLKTAESASGLWDLRGNVWEWLEETFNPLPGFKPHFLYEDNAAPFFDNNHKMMLGGAWVTQGTEALRFYRNWFRPNFYQHAGFRIVQNQS, encoded by the coding sequence ATGAATAATCTCAAATCTAACTTACCTTTTGTTCTGAATGATTGTTCCGAAGAAACAATTCTTACTTACTTTCAAAATACTTGGCAATTAGAAGATATTCTGCTAAAAAGTATTCAAAATGAAGAAACTTTTTATATTAATCCCGATCCCTTAAGAAATCCATTAATTTTTTATTTAGGCCATTCAGCAGTATTTTATATTAACAAATTAATCAGTGTTGGGTTATTAGAAAAACGTCTTAACCCTGACTATGAAATACTCTTTGAATTAGGGGTTGATCCAGATAATGCAGAACAACTTAATGCAGCGATCACAAATATTAATTGGCCCAAAGTAGAAACAGTTTGGGACTATCGTAACCAAGCTTATCATACCATTATAGAAGTCATTAAGAATACCCCTTTAAACCTTCCCATTCACCAAAATCATCCCCTTTGGGGACTCATGATGGCCATAGAACATCAACGCATTCATTTTGAAACTTCTTCTATGTTAATTCGACAACTTCCTGTCGAAAAATTGAAACAACCTCAAGGTTGGCAATATGCACCTTCTCAGGGTGTTCCTAATGATAATAAGATGATTTTAGTGCAAGGTGGCACAGTTAAACTAGGGAAATCTGAAGATTTTCCTCTTTATGGTTGGGATAGTGAATATGGCGATCGCTTTGTTAATGTTGAGTCATTTTTTGCCAGTCAATCTCTGATTACGAATGCAGAATTTAAGGAATTTGTCAATAGTAATGGTTACGAAAATCAAGAATATTGGGATGAAAAATCTTGGCAATGGAAACAAGAAAATAATGTCAAACATCCCAAATTTTGGCAGATTGAAAACAATAATTATCACTATCGAGCGATGTTTGATAATCTAGAATTACCCTTAGATTGGCCCGTAGAAGTCAATTATTATGAAGCCATGGCCTATTGTCGCTGGAAGGGGTCAAAAACACGCTTAATGAGTGAAGCAGAATGGAATTTAGCCACCTATGGAGCAATCGAAAATCAGACCCCATTAGAGATAGAAACGATTCATAATTATAATCTTAATTTAAAATTTGGTTCACCCAGTCCTGTCGGGTTATTAAAAACCGCAGAAAGTGCTTCTGGACTTTGGGATTTACGGGGCAATGTTTGGGAATGGTTAGAGGAGACGTTTAATCCATTACCAGGGTTTAAACCCCACTTTTTATATGAAGATAATGCTGCTCCATTTTTTGATAATAACCATAAAATGATGTTAGGAGGAGCTTGGGTAACACAGGGAACAGAAGCCTTAAGATTTTATCGTAATTGGTTCCGTCCTAATTTTTATCAACACGCAGGGTTTAGAATTGTTCAAAATCAATCCTAA